Proteins encoded together in one Cervus canadensis isolate Bull #8, Minnesota chromosome 7, ASM1932006v1, whole genome shotgun sequence window:
- the LOC122444920 gene encoding transcriptional adapter 1-like gives MATFVSELEAAKKNLSEALGDNVKQYWANLKLWFKQKISKEEFDLEAHRLLTQDNVHSHNDFLLAILTRCQILVSTPEGAGSLPWTGGSAAKPGKPKGKKKLSSVRQKFDHRFQPQNPLSGAQRFVAKDPQDDDDLKLCSHTMMLPTRGQLEGRMIVTAYEHGLDNVTEEAVSAVVYAVENHLKDILTSVVSRRKAYRLRDGHFKYAFGSNVTPQPYLKNSVVAYNSLIESPPAFSAPCAGQNPASHPPPDDAEQQAALLLACSGDTLPTSLPPVNMYDLFEALQVHREVIPTHTVYALNIERIIMKLWHPNHEELQQDKVHRQCLAAKEGLLFC, from the coding sequence ATGGCGACCTTTGTGAGTGAGCTGGAGGCGGCGAAGAAGAACTTGAGCGAGGCCCTGGGGGACAACGTGAAACAATACTGGGCTAACTTAAAGCTGTGGTTCAAGCAGAAGATCAGCAAAGAAGAGTTTGACCTTGAAGCTCATAGACTTCTCACACAGGATAATGTCCATTCTCACAACGATTTCCTCCTGGCTATTCTCACGCGTTGTCAGATTTTGGTGTCTACACCAGAGGGTGCTGGATCTTTACCCTGGACAGGGGGTTCTGCAGCCAAACCTGGAAagccaaagggaaagaaaaagcttTCTTCTGTTCGTCAGAAATTTGATCATAGATTCCAGCCTCAAAATCCCCTCTCAGGAGCCCAGCGGTTTGTGGCAAAGGATCCCCAGGATGACGATGACTTGAAACTTTGTTCGCACACAATGATGCTTCCTACTCGGGGTCAGCTTGAAGGGAGAATGATAGTGACTGCCTACGAACATGGGCTGGACAATGTCACCGAGGAGGCTGTCTCAGCTGTGGTCTACGCGGTGGAGAATCACCTTAAAGATATACTGACATCAGTTGTGTCAAGAAGGAAAGCTTACCGATTACGTGATGGTCATTTTAAATATGCCTTTGGTAGTAATGTGACTCCACAGCCATACCTGAAGAATAGTGTAGTAGCTTATAACAGCTTAATAGAAAGCCCTCCAGCCTTCTCTGCTCCTTGTGCCGGTCAGAACCCAGCGTCCCACCCGCCCCCTGATGATGCTGAGCAGCAGGCGGCCCTCCTGCTGGCGTGTTCTGGGGACACACTGCCCACGTCTCTGCCTCCAGTGAACATGTACGACCTTTTTGAAGCTTTGCAGGTACACAGGGAAGTCATTCCTACCCATACCGTATATGCTCTCAACATTGAAAGGATCATTATGAAACTCTGGCATCCAAATCATGAAGAGCTGCAGCAAGACAAAGTCCATCGCCAGTGCTTGGCAGCCAAGGAGGGGCTTTTGTTCTGCTGA